A region of Desulfolithobacter dissulfuricans DNA encodes the following proteins:
- a CDS encoding glycosyltransferase → MPVATCDIALYLPSLSGGGAERVMVTLANGFAGRGIGVDLVLARAEGPYLDEISPDVRVIDLKASRVVTSLPALVRYLRREQPGAMLATMAHANIIAIWARKFARIAPGLLAVREANTMGISAENTRQLRGRLLPLATRFFYPRADAVIANSRGSAEDLSRHAGIAPAKLHVVFNPLDLQTISARAKEKNDHPWFREPGPPVILGTGRLTEQKDFQTLVRAFALARARLEARLVILGEGEDRQKLEKLITSMNLENDISLPGFVSNPYPFMKHASLFVLSSRWEGLPNALLEAIALGTPVVATSCPSGPAEILENGRYGHLVPVGDPEALARAMVETIENPPDPSLLRKRAEDFSSARIIDQYLEILLGESCRPHGQQTGCLK, encoded by the coding sequence GTGCCTGTGGCGACTTGCGATATAGCTCTCTATCTGCCTTCCCTGAGCGGGGGCGGAGCAGAGCGGGTCATGGTGACCCTGGCAAACGGGTTCGCGGGCAGGGGAATCGGAGTGGACCTGGTATTGGCCCGGGCCGAAGGGCCATACCTGGATGAAATCTCACCCGATGTCCGGGTTATCGACCTGAAAGCATCCCGCGTTGTCACCAGTCTGCCGGCCCTGGTGCGATATCTTCGCCGTGAACAGCCAGGGGCCATGCTGGCCACCATGGCTCATGCCAATATCATTGCCATCTGGGCCCGGAAATTTGCGCGAATCGCTCCTGGATTGCTGGCTGTGCGGGAGGCCAACACCATGGGAATCAGTGCTGAAAACACGAGGCAGTTACGCGGCAGGCTCCTGCCTCTGGCTACCCGTTTTTTTTATCCCCGGGCAGACGCGGTTATTGCAAATTCCAGGGGCTCTGCCGAGGACTTGAGTCGGCATGCAGGTATTGCGCCGGCAAAATTGCACGTCGTCTTCAACCCGCTTGATCTGCAGACCATTTCTGCCAGGGCGAAAGAAAAAAATGATCATCCCTGGTTCCGGGAGCCAGGGCCCCCGGTTATTCTCGGCACTGGCAGGTTGACCGAGCAAAAGGATTTCCAGACCCTGGTCCGGGCATTTGCGCTGGCAAGGGCCAGGCTCGAGGCAAGGCTGGTAATACTTGGCGAAGGAGAGGACAGGCAGAAGCTGGAAAAATTGATCACCAGCATGAACCTGGAAAACGATATATCACTGCCAGGGTTTGTCAGTAATCCCTACCCGTTCATGAAGCATGCCTCGCTCTTTGTTCTGTCTTCCCGCTGGGAAGGGCTTCCCAATGCCCTTCTCGAGGCCATCGCCCTGGGCACCCCGGTAGTTGCCACCAGTTGTCCCAGCGGCCCTGCGGAAATCCTTGAAAATGGCAGATACGGGCATCTGGTCCCTGTCGGCGATCCTGAAGCCCTGGCCCGGGCCATGGTGGAAACGATTGAAAATCCTCCGGACCCCTCTCTGTTGCGGAAACGGGCGGAAGACTTTTCCTCAGCCAGGATAATTGACCAGTACCTGGAGATTTTGCTTGGGGAAAGTTGCCGGCCGCATGGTCAGCAGACAGGTTGTTTAAAATGA
- a CDS encoding glycosyltransferase family 4 protein, translating to MHVLIFIHSLSAGGAERVTANLANHWAAKNCKITIVTMTGRERDFFELHPDVRRIALRADAVSAGALSAIRHNLHRVRVLRQVLKQEKPDVALGMMNGASSLLAIAAAGTGIPAIGSERTYPPEFPVGRVWAWLRRRTYPHLAAVVAQTEKSAQWLQARAGVRKVAVIPNPVFYPLPLQEPRVQPVQATASTPGCNILLAAGRLGPEKGFDRLLAAFAELAPRFPDWCLAIVGEGNCRSKLEKQVSGFALEDRVFLPGTVGNIGEWYEAADLYVMTSRFEGFPNTLVEALAHGLPAVSVDCDTGPRDILRHEIDGLLVPQDDHAALVEALAKVMGDEHLRHRYAASAIEARERFAMERIGKMWVELFSLYLEKNS from the coding sequence ATGCATGTGCTCATCTTCATCCACTCGTTGTCCGCCGGCGGCGCTGAACGTGTCACGGCCAATCTGGCTAATCATTGGGCCGCGAAGAACTGCAAAATAACCATCGTCACCATGACGGGCCGGGAGCGGGATTTTTTTGAGCTCCACCCGGATGTCCGCCGGATCGCTTTGCGGGCCGATGCGGTCAGTGCCGGTGCGCTTTCGGCAATCAGGCATAACCTCCATCGTGTTCGAGTCCTGCGCCAGGTCCTCAAACAGGAGAAGCCCGACGTGGCGCTGGGCATGATGAACGGTGCCAGCAGCCTGCTGGCCATCGCTGCTGCCGGCACCGGCATCCCGGCTATTGGCTCGGAGCGCACCTATCCGCCTGAATTTCCCGTGGGACGGGTCTGGGCGTGGTTGAGGAGAAGGACCTACCCGCACCTTGCGGCAGTGGTGGCGCAAACCGAAAAAAGCGCGCAATGGCTCCAGGCACGGGCCGGAGTGCGAAAAGTGGCGGTGATTCCAAACCCGGTTTTTTACCCTTTGCCCCTTCAGGAGCCCCGGGTGCAGCCAGTGCAGGCCACGGCTTCCACCCCCGGGTGTAACATCCTGCTGGCTGCCGGCCGCCTGGGTCCGGAAAAAGGATTTGATCGTCTCCTGGCCGCTTTTGCCGAGTTGGCGCCCCGCTTTCCGGACTGGTGCCTGGCTATCGTGGGCGAAGGGAACTGCCGGAGCAAGCTGGAAAAACAGGTTTCCGGGTTCGCCCTGGAAGACCGTGTGTTTCTCCCCGGTACGGTGGGTAACATCGGCGAGTGGTACGAGGCGGCGGATCTCTACGTCATGACATCCCGTTTCGAGGGATTTCCCAACACACTTGTCGAGGCCCTGGCCCACGGCCTGCCCGCGGTCAGCGTGGACTGCGACACCGGGCCGCGTGACATCCTGCGCCACGAAATCGATGGATTGTTGGTGCCCCAGGATGACCACGCAGCACTGGTCGAGGCACTGGCAAAAGTGATGGGGGATGAACATCTGCGTCACCGTTACGCTGCCAGTGCCATTGAGGCCAGGGAGCGTTTTGCAATGGAGCGGATTGGCAAGATGTGGGTGGAGTTGTTTTCTCTCTACCTGGAGAAAAACTCGTGA
- a CDS encoding glycosyltransferase family 4 protein, whose product MKKNPLRIVHIITGLDTGGAEMMLCELLSAMDRTVFSSEVISLMDTGPIGERIMQSGIPVQALGMRPGVPDPVAIFSLARRLRRAAPDLVQTWMYHADLIGGLAAKMAGNLPVAWGIHNSDLDPQETKRSTIWTARACAGLSRWLPRKIICCAEVARKIHVGIGYDGSRMVVIPNGFDTDRFRPDARKRALVRRELGIHDQALLVGMVGRFHPQKDHRNFIKAATLLHKRFPDVQFLLCGEGLSWENRALSEWIDGAGLRNRFHLPGRRNDIPAIMAALDVYSSSSSYGEAFPMVIGEAMACGVVCVVTDVGDSGLIVGDTGAVVEPRNATALADGIERFLKMPAQERKELGLRGRARIRENFRLDVIAGSYADLYRQLCA is encoded by the coding sequence ATGAAAAAAAATCCTCTCAGAATTGTTCATATCATAACAGGGTTGGACACCGGCGGTGCGGAGATGATGCTTTGCGAGCTTCTGTCCGCCATGGACAGGACTGTTTTCAGTTCGGAAGTCATTTCACTCATGGATACAGGGCCCATCGGCGAGAGAATAATGCAATCCGGCATACCTGTGCAGGCCCTTGGCATGCGGCCGGGGGTTCCGGACCCGGTTGCCATTTTCTCTCTTGCCCGCAGGCTCCGCCGCGCCGCGCCGGACCTGGTCCAGACCTGGATGTACCACGCGGACCTTATCGGTGGGCTTGCGGCAAAGATGGCGGGCAATCTTCCGGTGGCCTGGGGCATTCATAACAGTGATCTCGATCCCCAGGAAACCAAAAGGTCCACCATCTGGACAGCCCGGGCCTGTGCGGGCCTGTCCCGGTGGTTACCCCGGAAAATCATCTGCTGTGCCGAGGTAGCGCGGAAGATACACGTCGGGATCGGCTATGATGGTTCCAGGATGGTGGTCATTCCAAACGGATTTGATACCGACAGGTTCCGGCCCGATGCGCGAAAACGTGCTCTGGTACGACGAGAACTGGGCATTCATGATCAGGCCCTGCTCGTTGGCATGGTAGGGCGGTTCCATCCGCAGAAGGACCACCGAAATTTCATAAAAGCGGCTACGCTGCTGCACAAAAGATTTCCGGATGTGCAATTCCTGCTCTGCGGAGAGGGTCTTTCCTGGGAGAACCGTGCATTATCGGAATGGATCGATGGTGCCGGGTTGCGAAACCGCTTTCATCTGCCAGGCAGGCGCAATGACATACCAGCCATCATGGCGGCCCTCGATGTCTATTCTTCGTCTTCTTCTTATGGCGAGGCCTTTCCCATGGTCATCGGTGAGGCCATGGCCTGTGGCGTGGTGTGCGTGGTGACGGATGTGGGCGATTCAGGACTGATTGTCGGCGATACAGGAGCTGTTGTCGAGCCACGAAACGCAACAGCCCTGGCTGACGGGATAGAGCGATTTCTGAAGATGCCTGCGCAGGAAAGAAAGGAGCTTGGCTTAAGAGGCCGGGCGCGGATACGGGAAAATTTCAGACTGGATGTGATCGCCGGCTCATACGCAGATTTGTATAGACAGTTGTGTGCATGA
- a CDS encoding lipid II flippase MurJ: MKQAVHLGTLSAMSIGIAFLYQWYVLTRLGPGIETDALFAGMTIPQLTLAIISGSLMHVLVPLLSIEGEECLRRDAWSFFALIGGAFTMLAMTLFVTAPWWVPVTVPGFSEGGMDLTVRLTRIQLIGMVFSAVNGVQWAAYHARQRFVWAECTPLLASVIGFLALTWALPRFGVVAAAWISVLRLALQTVLLLPGMGYPARPALKSELVVTSWQRIKPLILGTAYYKTDPVVDRMLLSMAQAGSLSLYYLAQRIYGAVNQVLNKAVAAPMVPRLSRLHQSGKRDEFRRLYIRKLIQIAAISCFGLFALGTVGQLVLELLVGIGRLSEKNVTDLWWIMMWLSGVFIGGALGQISSSAFYACGDTRTPTRISVVSFTLYIPCKVVSFYLWGVMGLALATSIYYMANFLIQQYFFKKGVLA; the protein is encoded by the coding sequence ATGAAACAGGCCGTTCACCTCGGTACGCTCTCGGCGATGAGTATCGGCATTGCGTTCCTGTATCAGTGGTATGTTCTCACGCGGCTTGGCCCGGGTATTGAGACAGATGCCCTGTTTGCGGGCATGACAATACCCCAGTTGACGCTGGCCATCATCAGTGGCTCGCTGATGCATGTGCTGGTCCCGCTTCTTTCCATTGAAGGCGAAGAGTGTCTGCGACGTGACGCATGGAGTTTTTTTGCTCTGATCGGCGGCGCATTCACTATGCTGGCTATGACGCTTTTTGTCACCGCTCCCTGGTGGGTACCTGTCACCGTTCCGGGTTTTTCCGAAGGCGGGATGGACCTGACCGTACGACTGACCCGTATTCAGCTGATCGGCATGGTCTTTTCGGCTGTCAATGGAGTTCAGTGGGCGGCGTACCACGCCAGGCAGAGATTCGTCTGGGCGGAATGTACACCGCTGTTGGCAAGCGTGATCGGCTTCCTGGCGCTGACCTGGGCTCTTCCGCGCTTTGGTGTGGTCGCTGCCGCCTGGATCAGTGTCCTGCGACTGGCCCTGCAGACTGTACTGTTGCTGCCGGGTATGGGGTATCCTGCCCGTCCGGCGCTGAAAAGTGAACTTGTGGTTACATCCTGGCAGCGTATCAAACCATTGATATTGGGAACAGCGTACTACAAGACAGATCCCGTGGTCGACCGTATGCTGTTGTCGATGGCCCAGGCTGGCAGCCTGTCGCTCTATTACCTGGCCCAGAGGATATATGGCGCTGTCAACCAGGTGCTGAACAAGGCTGTCGCAGCCCCTATGGTCCCTCGCCTCAGCAGGTTGCACCAGTCTGGAAAAAGAGATGAGTTCAGGCGACTATATATCCGTAAACTTATCCAGATAGCCGCCATTTCCTGTTTCGGGTTATTCGCTCTTGGCACCGTCGGACAACTTGTTCTTGAATTATTGGTTGGTATTGGCCGGTTGAGTGAAAAAAATGTAACAGATCTCTGGTGGATTATGATGTGGCTTTCAGGTGTTTTCATAGGAGGCGCCCTGGGGCAGATTTCATCTTCCGCATTTTATGCCTGTGGTGACACAAGAACGCCCACCAGGATATCTGTTGTCAGTTTTACGCTCTATATTCCATGTAAGGTCGTATCGTTTTATCTATGGGGGGTAATGGGGCTGGCCCTGGCGACAAGTATCTATTATATGGCTAATTTTTTGATACAACAGTATTTTTTCAAGAAGGGTGTTCTTGCATGA
- a CDS encoding class I SAM-dependent methyltransferase produces MHEYVRRRIARGCRLSPRLCRGDNVVLEGKDLLHDLPGTFTVVKCRTCGLMRTNPRPAPEAIGFYYPDDYGPYAGTRVRPEAPGRSSVIKRLLRPVVSALVDYKTTALPPIPAGNMLELGCASGSFMHRMAQQGWRVEGIEFSRKAAMAAAQLGYHVHAGPLETAPAPGQLFDLVVGWMVAEHLHDPVGGLKKLREWTRPGGWLVLSVPNAGALEFKIFKEKWYALQLPTHLYHYTPRTIRLVLQTSGWSPVKIHHQRVLSNLFPSAGYVLRDRGYERVGAKLIGFPENAGRWHQVLYPLAWFLSQLGQTGRMTVWARNGS; encoded by the coding sequence TTGCATGAATATGTCCGGCGGCGTATTGCTCGAGGATGTCGGTTGTCCCCTCGGCTGTGCAGGGGTGATAACGTTGTTCTCGAGGGGAAAGATTTACTGCATGATCTTCCGGGCACGTTTACAGTCGTTAAATGCCGCACATGCGGTCTGATGCGCACCAATCCAAGGCCCGCGCCCGAGGCCATCGGTTTCTACTATCCCGATGATTACGGCCCCTACGCAGGGACCCGGGTCCGGCCGGAAGCACCGGGCCGCTCATCCGTCATAAAAAGATTGCTCAGGCCTGTTGTGTCGGCTCTTGTCGACTACAAAACCACTGCACTGCCGCCGATTCCAGCGGGAAACATGCTGGAGCTGGGTTGCGCCTCCGGCTCGTTCATGCACCGCATGGCTCAGCAAGGCTGGCGGGTGGAGGGCATAGAGTTTTCGCGCAAAGCGGCCATGGCGGCCGCTCAGCTTGGGTATCATGTGCATGCGGGACCTCTTGAAACCGCTCCTGCGCCCGGCCAGTTGTTTGATCTCGTTGTCGGCTGGATGGTGGCCGAACACCTGCATGACCCTGTTGGCGGTTTGAAAAAATTGCGTGAATGGACCAGGCCCGGAGGCTGGCTGGTACTATCGGTGCCAAACGCCGGCGCTCTGGAGTTTAAAATTTTTAAAGAAAAATGGTATGCGCTTCAGTTGCCGACCCACCTGTACCACTATACTCCGCGGACGATACGCCTGGTTTTGCAGACAAGCGGCTGGTCTCCGGTAAAAATTCATCACCAGCGTGTGTTGAGTAATCTGTTTCCCAGTGCCGGGTATGTGCTTCGTGACAGAGGTTATGAAAGGGTGGGGGCAAAGCTGATTGGTTTTCCCGAAAATGCAGGAAGGTGGCACCAGGTTCTTTATCCTCTGGCCTGGTTTTTGAGCCAGCTTGGCCAGACCGGTCGAATGACCGTATGGGCAAGGAACGGGTCATGA
- the asnB gene encoding asparagine synthase (glutamine-hydrolyzing) — translation MCGIAGFIDSRQGGGPALDSIVSGMIAALHHRGPDSHGVWVDRESGVALAHSRLAIIDLTPAGHQPMRSASGRLALVFNGEIYNFQELRQALENEGNAPHWRGRSDTEVLLAGFEAWGVERTLQAAVGMFALALWDQRRKVLVLARDRMGEKPLYYGWQQGFFLFGSELKALRAHPAFNGEVSRDALTLYLRHGYIPAPCSIYQGICKLAPGHFLCLSLNAGNPQEVIKPYWQLGDVIEKARHNPFAGDENEAVQELERLLDQSLQGQMVADVPLGAFLSGGYDSSTVVALMQARSTRPVKTFTIGFHEKRYNEAEHAKTVARHLGTEHTELYVTPEDAMKVIPRLPLMWDEPFSDSSQVPTFLVSELTRRHVTVSLSGDGGDELFFGYRRYFNGWRIWRVLRRVPYPVRRVMALAMEKLPGRSLENGMRFLPKRFQVPQLAYRLPNLAEIVSQRSGASFYRRLVSHAKDPAALVLGGSEPETIFDCHGKMVDLPDFREYMMYMDAISYLPDDILVKVDRATMAVSLEARVPLLDHRIVEFAWRLPMRFRYRNGHGKWLLRQVLYRYVPREIMDRPKMGFGVPIRHWLRGPLRDWAEALLDENRLRREGFFHPEPIRKMWREHLEGRFPWHYYLWDFLMFQAWLEKENR, via the coding sequence ATGTGCGGAATCGCCGGTTTCATAGACAGCCGGCAGGGCGGAGGCCCTGCACTGGATAGCATTGTCTCGGGCATGATCGCCGCTCTGCATCACCGCGGTCCGGACAGCCACGGGGTGTGGGTGGACAGGGAAAGCGGTGTTGCCCTGGCCCACAGCCGGCTGGCCATCATTGATCTGACTCCGGCGGGCCATCAGCCCATGCGTTCCGCTTCAGGTCGTCTTGCCCTGGTATTCAACGGCGAGATCTACAATTTCCAGGAGCTGAGACAGGCTCTCGAGAACGAAGGCAACGCTCCGCACTGGCGGGGAAGATCTGACACCGAGGTGCTGCTGGCCGGTTTTGAGGCCTGGGGTGTTGAACGTACCTTGCAGGCCGCTGTCGGCATGTTTGCCCTGGCCCTCTGGGATCAGAGACGGAAAGTACTGGTCCTGGCCAGGGACCGCATGGGCGAAAAACCGCTGTATTATGGCTGGCAGCAGGGGTTTTTCCTGTTCGGCTCCGAGCTGAAGGCACTCAGGGCACACCCCGCCTTCAACGGGGAGGTCAGCCGGGACGCACTGACCCTGTATCTTCGCCACGGTTATATACCGGCACCCTGTTCCATTTACCAGGGTATCTGCAAACTGGCTCCCGGTCATTTTCTCTGTTTAAGCCTGAACGCCGGTAATCCGCAGGAGGTCATAAAACCGTACTGGCAGCTTGGAGACGTTATAGAAAAGGCAAGGCACAATCCCTTTGCCGGGGATGAGAACGAGGCCGTCCAGGAACTTGAGCGGTTGCTGGACCAGTCCCTGCAGGGGCAGATGGTTGCCGATGTCCCCCTGGGGGCCTTTCTTTCCGGTGGATACGATTCCAGTACGGTTGTCGCCCTGATGCAGGCCCGGTCAACCCGCCCGGTAAAGACGTTTACCATCGGTTTTCATGAAAAGAGATACAACGAGGCCGAACACGCAAAGACCGTGGCCCGGCACCTGGGAACGGAGCATACCGAGCTCTACGTGACCCCGGAAGACGCCATGAAGGTGATCCCCAGGCTGCCGCTGATGTGGGACGAGCCGTTTTCGGATTCATCCCAGGTTCCTACTTTCCTGGTCAGTGAACTCACCAGGCGCCATGTAACAGTCAGCCTTTCCGGAGATGGTGGGGATGAACTTTTTTTTGGCTACCGGCGCTATTTCAACGGCTGGCGGATCTGGCGGGTCCTGCGCCGCGTCCCATATCCCGTGCGCCGGGTGATGGCCCTGGCAATGGAGAAGCTGCCGGGACGGTCGCTGGAAAATGGAATGCGGTTTCTGCCAAAACGTTTTCAGGTCCCTCAACTGGCATACCGGTTGCCCAACCTGGCTGAAATCGTCAGCCAGCGGTCAGGTGCGTCCTTCTACCGGCGGCTGGTGTCGCATGCCAAGGATCCGGCAGCGCTTGTCCTCGGAGGCAGCGAGCCTGAAACGATTTTCGACTGCCATGGAAAAATGGTGGATCTGCCGGATTTTCGGGAATACATGATGTACATGGACGCCATCAGCTACCTGCCCGACGATATCCTCGTCAAGGTGGACAGGGCCACCATGGCCGTCAGCCTGGAGGCCCGTGTTCCTCTCCTGGATCACAGGATTGTCGAGTTTGCCTGGCGCCTCCCCATGCGATTCAGGTACAGAAACGGGCACGGCAAGTGGCTGCTGCGCCAGGTCCTGTACCGCTATGTGCCACGGGAAATCATGGACCGTCCCAAGATGGGGTTCGGGGTGCCGATCAGGCACTGGCTGCGTGGTCCTCTGCGGGACTGGGCCGAGGCTCTGCTGGATGAAAACCGGTTGCGCCGGGAAGGTTTCTTTCACCCTGAACCGATACGGAAAATGTGGAGGGAGCACCTGGAAGGACGTTTCCCGTGGCACTACTACCTGTGGGACTTCCTGATGTTCCAGGCCTGGCTTGAAAAAGAGAACAGGTGA
- a CDS encoding glycosyltransferase family 4 protein: MIRVAALTQGRFVPSARYRVRQNIGKLKRYDIDVTEYFPFISAYAKVPSGIDSWPGYARLPFVAAWQGMKVLSRCSHVYGTGRYDVTWLQRELLPGRMTLEKFLRQPVVFDVDDAIWLQEKDNGAIRRIAGIAGAVAAGNTYIADWFSAYNKNVVIVPTGIDVDSFRPLEKSENDIFTIGWVGTKINQVYLKDIEAVLSRFMKKYGDARLLVVSDQAPDLPGIRGRSIQFIPWSESMEVQSIQMMDAGIMPLADNEWTRGKCSFKMIQYMACGIPVVVSPVGMNAEVLGRGDVGFGARTDDEWFDALEYLYHNRDAARDMGKRGRAAVCAHFSTDTVSSAMAALFGSVL, from the coding sequence ATGATACGTGTTGCTGCTCTCACCCAGGGGCGTTTTGTGCCCTCGGCGCGGTACCGTGTTCGCCAGAATATCGGGAAATTGAAGCGCTACGACATAGATGTGACGGAATATTTTCCATTTATCAGTGCCTACGCGAAGGTACCTTCAGGTATAGATTCATGGCCAGGATATGCCAGGCTTCCGTTTGTTGCCGCGTGGCAGGGGATGAAAGTCCTGTCAAGGTGTTCACACGTGTATGGCACAGGAAGATATGATGTGACATGGCTGCAGCGGGAGTTGCTGCCCGGGCGGATGACGCTGGAAAAATTCCTCAGGCAGCCTGTTGTATTTGACGTTGATGATGCCATCTGGTTACAGGAAAAGGACAACGGTGCTATCCGCAGGATTGCCGGGATAGCAGGCGCTGTTGCAGCGGGCAATACATATATTGCCGATTGGTTTTCTGCATACAATAAAAATGTTGTCATCGTGCCGACAGGAATAGATGTGGACTCGTTCAGGCCACTGGAAAAGAGTGAAAATGATATTTTTACCATTGGCTGGGTCGGCACAAAGATTAATCAGGTATACCTGAAGGATATCGAGGCGGTACTCAGCCGTTTTATGAAAAAATATGGTGATGCCAGGCTGCTGGTAGTGTCTGATCAGGCACCGGACCTGCCCGGCATCAGGGGCAGAAGCATACAGTTCATACCATGGTCCGAATCCATGGAGGTTCAGTCCATTCAGATGATGGACGCAGGTATTATGCCTCTGGCTGACAACGAATGGACACGGGGAAAATGCAGTTTCAAAATGATTCAGTACATGGCATGCGGCATCCCGGTCGTGGTATCCCCGGTGGGAATGAACGCAGAGGTCCTGGGCAGGGGTGACGTTGGCTTTGGCGCCCGAACCGATGACGAATGGTTCGATGCCCTGGAGTATCTGTACCATAACAGAGATGCGGCGAGGGATATGGGAAAGCGTGGAAGAGCTGCAGTGTGCGCTCATTTCAGTACAGATACTGTTTCGTCAGCAATGGCGGCGCTGTTTGGCTCTGTACTTTGA